The Populus nigra chromosome 14, ddPopNigr1.1, whole genome shotgun sequence genome has a segment encoding these proteins:
- the LOC133672917 gene encoding uncharacterized protein LOC133672917 isoform X2 has protein sequence MDSMADLAKSHSVNLASRINLTWTKTGHSLGCYPAISLLARLVAYVSILEGNEVEIRATETDQLLPRKALSLLFSYGTCNKDLESGNCSTSSSSSSDGKNGSSEELYDGKICVICYDEERNCFYVPCGHCATCYVCAQRIFNSENKVCPVCRRFIGKIRKLFAP, from the exons ATGGACTCCATGGCAGACCTTGCAAAATCCCATTCTGTTAATTTAGCCTCAAGAATTAACCTAACATGGACTAAAACA GGTCATTCGCTTGGTTGTTACCCGGCGATTTCTCTCTTGGCTCGTTTAGTTGCGTATGTTTCAATTTTAG AGGGGAATGAAGTTGAAATAAGAGCAACGGAGACTGACCAACTATTGCCAAGAAAAGCACTGTCCTTATTATTCTCATACGGGACATGTAACAAAGATTTAGAATCAGGAAATTGCAGtactagcagcagcagcagcagcgacGGCAAGAACGGTTCTTCGGAGGAATTATATGATGGAAAAATATGTGTAATATGCTACGATGAGGAACGAAATTGTTTCTATGTTCCTTGTGGTCACTGTGCTACCTGCTATGTTTGTGCTCAGAG GATTTTTAACAGCGAAAACAAGGTCTGCCCCGTGTGCCGGAGATTTATTGGCAAAATAAGGAAACTTTTTGCCCCTTGA
- the LOC133672917 gene encoding E3 ubiquitin-protein ligase APD1-like isoform X1 yields MDSMADLAKSHSVNLASRINLTWTKTGHSLGCYPAISLLARLVAYVSILAFILIFVLIIVRYMTYSEEGNEVEIRATETDQLLPRKALSLLFSYGTCNKDLESGNCSTSSSSSSDGKNGSSEELYDGKICVICYDEERNCFYVPCGHCATCYVCAQRIFNSENKVCPVCRRFIGKIRKLFAP; encoded by the exons ATGGACTCCATGGCAGACCTTGCAAAATCCCATTCTGTTAATTTAGCCTCAAGAATTAACCTAACATGGACTAAAACA GGTCATTCGCTTGGTTGTTACCCGGCGATTTCTCTCTTGGCTCGTTTAGTTGCGTATGTTTCAATTTTAG CctttatcttgatttttgttcTCATAATTGTGAGATATATGACTTATTCTGAAGAGGGGAATGAAGTTGAAATAAGAGCAACGGAGACTGACCAACTATTGCCAAGAAAAGCACTGTCCTTATTATTCTCATACGGGACATGTAACAAAGATTTAGAATCAGGAAATTGCAGtactagcagcagcagcagcagcgacGGCAAGAACGGTTCTTCGGAGGAATTATATGATGGAAAAATATGTGTAATATGCTACGATGAGGAACGAAATTGTTTCTATGTTCCTTGTGGTCACTGTGCTACCTGCTATGTTTGTGCTCAGAG GATTTTTAACAGCGAAAACAAGGTCTGCCCCGTGTGCCGGAGATTTATTGGCAAAATAAGGAAACTTTTTGCCCCTTGA